Proteins found in one Deinococcus aestuarii genomic segment:
- a CDS encoding DUF2306 domain-containing protein, with the protein MPEVVHALLRAAHIVFGMGGFLLGAFAIFLPKFGRNSRWHRLIGRGYTVSMVGMGLLSLPLSLRQGNWLLLTIGVLILFWVLGGWGALRRSLRARSEGQAEAAGLWLRRHINLMGSSYIAAWTAFLVNVQPLGDGAVLFALYIAVPSIVGSVAIGQAMARQARPRRVLNAAVE; encoded by the coding sequence ATGCCCGAAGTTGTTCACGCCCTTCTGCGCGCGGCACACATCGTCTTTGGAATGGGGGGCTTCCTCCTCGGCGCCTTCGCCATCTTCCTGCCCAAGTTCGGCCGGAACTCGCGCTGGCACCGTCTGATCGGCCGGGGGTACACCGTGAGCATGGTGGGCATGGGCCTCCTGTCCCTCCCCCTCTCGCTGCGGCAGGGGAATTGGCTCCTGCTCACCATCGGCGTGCTGATCCTGTTCTGGGTGCTGGGCGGCTGGGGGGCGTTGCGCCGTTCGTTGCGGGCGCGCTCAGAGGGACAGGCGGAAGCGGCTGGCCTGTGGCTCCGCCGTCACATCAACCTGATGGGCTCGTCGTACATCGCGGCGTGGACGGCCTTTCTGGTCAACGTCCAGCCGCTTGGGGACGGCGCGGTGCTGTTCGCCCTCTACATCGCCGTGCCGTCCATCGTGGGCAGCGTCGCCATCGGGCAGGCGATGGCAAGGCAGGCCCGCCCACGGCGGGTCCTGAACGCAGCGGTGGAGTGA
- a CDS encoding DinB family protein, translated as MSIKTFLLQQFETEHQVFLMALQEIPEERFSLRSPCGGHSAAWIALHILDWTRLYLPEEQGGGPKAKYAYLGWENEPWTQALQGETAVNEASPQGLVLTALEAALAQSREGYSRLPEQAFAPEYRMQTPFGERALSDLLARQLRHIAYHRGQVVLLQRQWEGTPSSPQPAEHPKNSAGPR; from the coding sequence ATGAGTATCAAGACGTTCCTGCTTCAACAATTCGAGACGGAGCATCAGGTGTTTCTGATGGCCTTGCAGGAAATCCCGGAGGAGAGGTTTTCGCTCCGTTCTCCCTGTGGTGGACATTCGGCCGCCTGGATCGCCCTGCACATCCTCGACTGGACCCGCCTCTACCTCCCGGAAGAACAAGGGGGTGGGCCGAAGGCGAAGTATGCCTACCTCGGGTGGGAGAACGAACCCTGGACCCAGGCCCTTCAGGGGGAAACGGCGGTCAACGAGGCGAGTCCACAAGGCCTTGTTCTGACGGCGCTTGAAGCGGCCTTAGCACAATCCCGCGAGGGGTACTCACGCCTTCCCGAGCAGGCGTTCGCGCCGGAGTACCGGATGCAAACCCCATTTGGTGAGCGGGCGCTCAGTGACTTGCTGGCGCGTCAGTTGCGGCACATCGCCTACCACCGGGGTCAGGTGGTGTTGCTCCAACGCCAGTGGGAGGGAACGCCGTCCTCTCCTCAGCCCGCGGAACACCCGAAGAACTCCGCGGGGCCTCGGTGA